From a single Cotesia glomerata isolate CgM1 linkage group LG6, MPM_Cglom_v2.3, whole genome shotgun sequence genomic region:
- the LOC123267525 gene encoding poly [ADP-ribose] polymerase-like, which translates to MSTDVSDIEKYLSSYQDNDLKFATLYENPKTQCKYTQTFIKNSSERKKFYYRVQILCKKNTNEFFLEKDFGTLEVPNNVKEVNNLPLDVCMKVYKVYLLKSNVDLKFSCLEAKDEMYKKRLPVRHLLRTIMDLKMMKKVLRSYYIDKKKLNGFSLSHMGDMMSVDTRFQIIESFWKQKISCQLIDRETNQAISLLDVFYKQLHTKIDILDKNTERWKLIETCVKNTHSTHHSEYTIKVNEIFVLKRWEDSKRFKDNLGNKKLLWHGTRMDYVASILERGFEIEPNNVLQTTIPMFGKGIYFTNAVSKAANYCSKGSNTRCEQGVLFLCEVALGNMEITFNALPKFVDLPEGVHSVFGKGLMSPQKNIQETVLYNVQLAYGKLLEIPGIKSQLIHDEYVVYDPRQVKMRYLVFIDFEDKE; encoded by the coding sequence ATGTCAACCGACGTCAGTGACATAGAAAAGTATTTAAGTTCTTATCAAGACAACGATTTAAAATTTGCAACTCTTTATGAAAATCCCAAAACTCAGTGTAAGTACACtcaaacatttattaaaaattcatcagaacgaaagaaattttactatagagtccaaatactctgtaagaaaaatacaaatgaatttttcctTGAGAAAGACTTTGGTACGCTGGAAGTCCCGAATAACGTCAAAGAGGTGAATAATTTACCACTAGATGTATGTATGAAAGTGTACaaagtatatttattgaaGAGCAATGTCGACctgaaattttcttgtctGGAAGCAAAAGatgaaatgtataaaaaaagacTGCCAGTACGACATTTGTTAAGAACGATAATGGATTTGAAGATGATGAAAAAGGTTCTGCGGTCTTACTACAttgacaagaaaaaattaaacggTTTCAGTTTATCGCACATGGGCGATATGATGTCAGTTGATACAAGGTTCCAAATTATTGAATCTTTTTGGaagcaaaaaatttcttgtcaattGATAGACCGTGAAACTAATCAAGCGATAAGTCTTCTTGATGTTTTTTACAAGCAGTTGCATactaaaattgatattctgGATAAAAACACTGAAAGGTGGAAGCTAATTGAAACCTGTGTAAAAAATACGCACTCGACACATCACAGCGAGTACACAATTAAAGTAAACGAAATCTTTGTTCTAAAAAGGTGGGAAGACAGTAAAAGATTCAAGGATAATCtaggaaataaaaaacttttatggCATGGAACTAGAATGGATTATGTCGCTTCTATTTTGGAAAGAGGTTTTGAGATAGAACCCAATAATGTTTTGCAGACAACGATCCCAATGTTTGGAAAAGGAATTTACTTTACAAACGCGGTGTCAAAAGCTGCCAATTACTGCAGCAAAGGATCCAATACACGATGTGAGCAAGGAGTTTTGTTCTTGTGTGAAGTCGCTTTAGGCAACATGGAGATTACTTTTAATGCACTACCCAAGTTTGTGGATCTACCAGAGGGCGTCCATTCCGTCTTTGGAAAAGGTTTAATGAGCccgcaaaaaaatattcaagaaaCTGTCCTGTACAATGTCCAGCTAGCCTATGGGAAGCTGCTTGAGATACCAGGGATTAAATCCCAGTTGATACATGATGAATATGTTGTGTATGATCCGAGACAAGTTAAGATGCGGTATTTggtttttattgattttgagGATAaggagtaa